The Brassica napus cultivar Da-Ae chromosome C7, Da-Ae, whole genome shotgun sequence genome has a segment encoding these proteins:
- the LOC125590056 gene encoding tobamovirus multiplication protein 1, protein MTDSSVVMPVEMAQILATEVTNWWEEVNESTQWQDGIFFALCGAYALVSAIALVQLVRIQMRVPEYGWTTQKVFHLMNFVVNGVRAVLFGFHHQVFLVHPKALCWILLDLPGLLFFSAYTLLVLFWAEIYHQARSLPTDKLRITYISVNVAVYLAQVVIWVFIWVNDNSTVELVGKIFMSVVSFIAALGFLLYGGRLFIMLRRFPIESKGRRKKLHEVGSVTAICFTCFLIRCIVVGVSAFDRDLTLDVLDHPVLNLIYYMVVEVLPSALVLFILRKLPPKRVSAQYHPIQ, encoded by the exons ATGACGGATTCGAGCGTGGTGATGCCGGTGGAGATGGCACAAATCTTGGCGACGGAGGTGACGAATTGGTGGGAGGAGGTTAACGAGTCAACTCAGTGGCAAGATGGGATCTTCTTCGCTCTCTGTGGAGCTTATGCTCTTGTTTCCGCCATCGCTCTT GTCCAATTGGTAAGGATTCAAATGAGAGTGCCTGAGTATGGTTGGACCACTCAGAAGGTCTTTCATCTTATGAACTTTGTCGTCAATGGAg ttCGCGCTGTTCTGTTTGGATTTCACCATCAAGTATTTCTCGTCCATCCCAAG GCTCTTTGCTGGATACTATTGGATCTTCCGGGGCTCCTCTTTTTCTCGGCATACACACTGCTCGTTTTGTTCTGGGCAGAGATATATCACCAG GCAAGAAGCTTACCAACGGATAAGCTGCGGATAACCTATATTTCAGTCAATGTTGCTGTTTATTTGGCTCAG GTTGTTATATGGGTATTCATCTGGGTAAATGATAACAGCACTGTGGAGTTAGTTGGAAAGATATTTATGTCAG ttGTGTCTTTCATCGCTGCGTTAGGCTTCTTGCTGTACGGAGGAAG ATTGTTTATTATGCTAAGAAGGTTCCCTATTGAGTCAAAAGGAAGAAGGAAGAAGCTCCATGAG GTTGGATCTGTGACAGCCATATGCTTCACCTGCTTCCTCATAAGATGCATTGTG GTGGGTGTATCAGCTTTTGACAGGGATTTAACACTGGATGTTCTTGATCATCCGGTTCTGAACTTAATCTACTATATG GTAGTTGAAGTACTTCCATCGGCATTAGTCCTCTTCATTCTGCGTAAGCTACCTCCAAAGAGAGTATCAGCTCAATACCATCCGATCCAGTAG
- the LOC106437135 gene encoding protein DETOXIFICATION 39: MVVPTGTVERTGLQRPLVDPTVSERKPHNDVGLESVLTESSLPYLRRVYLGSCIEMKLLFRLALPAILVYLVNSGMSISARIFAGHLGSQELAAASLGNSCFSLVYGLMLGMGSAVETLCGQAYGAQRYDMLGIYLQRATIVLALVGLPMTVLYTFSYPILLLLGEPKTVSYKGSLYIAGLIPQIFAYAVNFTAQKFLQAQSVVIPSAYISGAALLLQILFTWITVYVMGMGLMGIACVLTISWWVIVVAQALYIKNSQRFRHTWTGLSSRSFQGLWSFSKLSVGSAVMICLEMWYSQILVLLAGLLKDPALSLDSLSICMAVSALSFMVSVGFNAAASIRTSNELGAGNPKSALFSTWTATFVSFVISVAEAVILLASRDYISYIFTSDADVAKAVSDLCPFLAVTVILNGIQPVLSGVAVGCGWQTFVAYVNVGCYYVIGIPIGCVLGFTFNLQAKGIWTGMIGGTLMQTLILLYVTYRTDWDKEVEKARKRLDMWDDKKNSLQN; the protein is encoded by the exons ATGGTTGTGCCAACTGGGACGGTGGAGAGAACCGGTCTCCAGCGACCTTTGGTGGATCCGACGGTCTCGGAGCGAAAACCTCACAATGATGTCGGACTCGAGAGCGTTTTGACGGAGAGTAGCCTTCCTTATCTGAGGCGCGTGTACCTAGGATCGTGCATAGAGATGAAACTACTTTTCCGGTTGGCACTTCCGGCTATACTTGTCTATTTAGTTAACAGCGGCATGAGTATCTCCGCTCGTATCTTCGCCGGACATCTCGGCAGTCAGGAACTCGCCGCCGCGTCCCTCGGAAATAGCTGCTTCTCTCTTGTCTATGGCCTCATG TTGGGCATGGGCAGTGCAGTCGAGACACTATGTGGACAAGCATATGGGGCCCAACGCTATGACATGCTTGGGATCTATCTCCAAAGAGCAACAATAGTCCTTGCTTTAGTGGGTTTGCCAATGACAGTACTATACACCTTCTCATACCCGATTCTACTTCTGTTAGGCGAACCTAAAACAGTATCATACAAAGGTTCTTTGTACATCGCCGGACTCATCCCTCAAATCTTTGCCTACGCAGTCAACTTCACGGCCCAGAAGTTCCTCCAGGCCCAAAGCGTAGTGATCCCCAGCGCGTACATCTCAGGCGCCGCCCTTCTCCTCCAGATCTTGTTTACGTGGATCACCGTTTACGTAATGGGCATGGGCCTTATGGGAATCGCTTGCGTTCTTACTATCTCTTGGTGGGTTATAGTTGTGGCTCAAGCTTTGTATATTAAGAATAGTCAAAGGTTCAGACACACGTGGACTGGTCTTAGCTCGAGATCGTTCCAAGGTCTTTGGAGTTTTTCTAAACTCTCTGTTGGCTCCGCTGTTATGATCTGTCTGGAAATGTGGTATTCACAGATTCTGGTTCTTCTCGCTGGTCTGCTTAAGGACCCTGCTCTCTCTCTAGATTCTCTTTCGATTTG TATGGCAGTTTCAGCATTATCATTCATGGTCTCGGTCGGTTTCAACGCGGCTGCAAG TATACGAACAAGTAATGAGCTCGGAGCGGGAAATCCAAAATCGGCGTTGTTCTCTACATGGACGGCCACTTTCGTTTCCTTCGTGATCTCCGTCGCGGAGGCAGTCATCCTGTTGGCGTCACGTGATTACATTAGCTACATTTTCACGTCGGACGCTGACGTGGCTAAAGCCGTTTCTGACCTCTGTCCTTTTCTCGCCGTTACAGTTATCCTCAACGGAATCCAACCCGTCTTGTCCG GAGTGGCAGTGGGGTGTGGATGGCAGACATTCGTGGCGTATGTGAATGTTGGTTGTTACTATGTTATTGGTATTCCCATTGGTTGTGTTCTTGGGTTTACTTTCAATTTGCAAGCCAAG GGAATATGGACCGGGATGATTGGAGGTACCCTCATGCAAACCCTCATTTTACTTTACGTCACGTACCGAACAGATTGGGATAAAGAG GTGGAAAAAGCTAGGAAACGATTGGATATGTGGGACGACAAGAAGAATTCTCTCCAAAATTA
- the LOC106420932 gene encoding protein DETOXIFICATION 39 yields MDMSIETAERTLQQPLVDPTDSERKPLRDVESLESILMESSLPSRRRLYLGACIEMKLLFRLALPAIFVYLLNSGMSISTRIFAGHIGSQELAAASIGNSCFNLVYGLMLGMGSAVETLCGQAYGAHRYEMLGIYLQRATIVLALVGFPMTVLYTFSYPILILLGEPKTVSYMASLYIVGLIPQIFAFAVNFTAQKFLQAQSVVTPSAYISGAALFLQILLTWTTVYVMGLGLMGIAYVLTISWWFIVLSQTLYIITSPTFRHTWTGLSWRSFHGLWSFFKLSAGSAVMICLEMWYSQILVLLAGLLNDHALSLDSLSICMSISGLSFMVSVGFNAAVSVRTSNELGAEHPKSAMFSSWMATFVSFVISLAEALALTASRDYIGYIFTSDVEVAKAVSELCPFLAVTILLNGIQPVLSGVAVGCGWQTFVAYVNVGCYYVVGIPIGCVLGFTFNLQAKGIWTGMIGGTLMQTLILLYVTYRTDWDKEVKKARKRLDMWDDKKEPLLN; encoded by the exons ATGGATATGTCAATAGAGACGGCGGAGAGAACTCTCCAGCAACCTTTGGTGGATCCGACGGACTCTGAGCGAAAACCACTGAGGGACGTCGAATCACTCGAGAGCATCTTGATGGAGAGCAGCCTTCCGTCACGGAGGCGCTTGTACTTAGGGGCGTGTATAGAAATGAAACTTCTCTTTCGATTGGCACTTCCGGCGATATTTGTCTATTTGCTCAACAGCGGAATGAGTATCTCGACCCGTATCTTTGCCGGACATATCGGTAGTCAAGAACTCGCAGCCGCGTCCATCGGCAACAGCTGCTTTAATCTTGTCTATGGCCTCATG TTAGGTATGGGAAGTGCAGTCGAGACACTATGTGGACAAGCATATGGTGCCCACCGATACGAGATGCTTGGGATCTATCTCCAACGAGCAACGATCGTCCTCGCTCTGGTTGGTTTCCCCATGACAGTACTATACACCTTCTCGTACCCGATTCTAATCCTACTAGGCGAGCCCAAAACAGTCTCGTACATGGCATCTCTATACATCGTCGGACTCATCCCTCAAATTTTCGCTTTCGCCGTCAACTTCACGGCCCAAAAGTTCCTCCAAGCCCAAAGCGTGGTGACCCCCAGCGCGTACATCTCAGGCGCCGCCCTTTTCCTCCAGATTTTGCTGACGTGGACCACCGTTTACGTAATGGGCCTAGGTCTTATGGGCATTGCTTATGTTCTTACCATCTCTTGGTGGTTCATAGTTCTGTCCCAAACTTTGTATATTATAACAAGTCCAACGTTCAGACACACGTGGACTGGTCTTAGTTGGAGATCGTTCCATGGTCTTTGGAGCTTTTTTAAACTCTCTGCTGGTTCGGCTGTTATGATCTGTTTGGAAATGTGGTATTCACAGATTCTGGTTCTTCTTGCTGGTTTGCTCAACGATCATGCTCTCTCCCTAGATTCTCTTTCCATTTG TATGTCAATTTCAGGATTATCTTTCATGGTATCCGTCGGTTTCAATGCGGCTGTAAG TGTAAGGACAAGTAATGAGCTTGGAGCAGAACATCCAAAATCGGCGATGTTCTCTTCATGGATGGCGACTTTCGTCTCCTTCGTGATCTCCCTCGCGGAGGCGCTCGCCCTGACGGCGTCGCGTGACTACATCGGCTACATTTTCACGTCCGACGTTGAGGTGGCTAAGGCCGTCTCTGAGCTATGTCCTTTTCTAGCCGTTACCATCCTTCTCAACGGAATCCAACCTGTCTTGTCCG GAGTGGCAGTGGGATGTGGATGGCAGACATTCGTGGCATATGTGAATGTTGGTTGTTACTATGTTGTTGGTATTCCCATTGGTTGTGTTCTCGGGTTTACTTTCAATTTACAAGCCAAG GGAATATGGACCGGGATGATTGGAGGTACCCTCATGCAAACCCTCATCTTGCTTTACGTTACGTATCGAACAGATTGGGATAAAGAG GTGAAAAAGGCGAGAAAACGTTTGGATATGTGGGATGACAAGAAGGAGCCACTACTAAACTAA
- the LOC106420882 gene encoding uncharacterized protein LOC106420882, with translation MEPTGNSTVFGERKPIKKTVATSTTAKPNGKSTASSATVMKPSETTAVLCANSMNPNASTALSSAHGDQVMLFRDVTLGPREAELVFRLIHFWEARNPNTKILIGQEMLLIDEEGTVIQGFVPAGRVGTYELIAGSVCKLSNFFGSRSKVQYRVADHSATVSFTWNSALTVLESPPVLIPEDRFRFHSYEEFKANCDSKGDLYDYLGHMKLVDGQTITDHTALDEADIARKRHLCVHVQTHDSDFCQKFKSYGSTPTVLLVTTVNPKHLGGTLALSTMSSSRVFMDADVQPSKEYLEWLSSNSEIANRIAADVVTKPEPVTLEELFSYIRQEASKVTWFECTATIDDVVQGSAWYYISCGGCNSKAVKGPRSFICNNKKCVKSEVTGVAQYLTRISVYDKSEQAIFVILGDAGKDLTGKHAAELVANYFETNGGVGVDNCVPVPQALLDTIGQTRKFIVKVSDHNLTAKTQTITVTKILPPEVPLPVSSDGISKTVSDESGLSNVFEDAVGDRARKASEILESNETKRSKSG, from the exons ATGGAACCCACCGGCAACTCTACCGTCTTTGGCGAACGCAAGCCCATCAAGAAGACCGTCGCAACCTCCACGACTGCGAAACCAAACGGGAAGTCCACTGCTTCTTCCGCGACTGTGATGAAACCTAGCGAGACGACTGCTGTTTTATGCGCTAATTCGATGAACCCAAACGCTTCTACCGCTCTATCCTCTGCGCATGGCGATCAAGTGATGTTGTTCAGAGATGTTACGCTCGGCCCACGCGAAGCTGAGCTGGTGTTTCGTTTGATTCATTTTTGGGAGGCTCGAAATCCAAACACTAAGATTCTCATTGGACAAGAGATGCTCCTTATCGACGAAGAG GGAACTGTCATACAAGGTTTTGTTCCAGCCGGGCGTGTAGGGACATATGAACTGATAGCTGGTTCTGTCTGTAAGCTGAGCAACTTTTTCGGATCCAGAAGCAAGGTTCAGTATCGAGTTGCTGATCATAGCGCCACTGTTTCATTCACCTGGAATTCTGCTTTAACTGTTCTTGAGAGCCCTCCAGTTCTAATTCCAGAAGATAGGTTCAGGTTCCACAGCTATGAAGAGTTTAAGGCCAATTGTGACTCCAAGGGTGATCTTTATG ATTACCTTGGCCACATGAAGCTGGTGGATGGGCAGACTATCACCGATCATACTGCGCTTGACGAGGCTGACATAGCAAGGAAGCGTCATCTATGCGTTCATGTTCAGACACATGA CAGCGACTTCTGCCAGAAGTTCAAATCGTACGGGAGCACTCCGACCGTTCTGTTGGTCACCACAGTTAACCCTAAACATCTTGGAG GAACACTTGCTCTCAGTACTATGTCATCGTCTCGAGTGTTCATGGATGCTGATGTCCAGCCTAGCAAGGAGTATCTTGAGTG GTTGAGCTCCAACTCTGAAATTGCTAATAGAATTGCTGCTGATGTTGTCACTAAGCCTGAGCCAGTGACACTTGAGGAGCTATTCTCATACATTAGGCAGGAAGCTTCTAAG GTTACTTGGTTTGAATGCACTGCAACTATAGATGATGTTGTCCAGGGTTCTGCTTGGTACTATATTTCATGCGGTGGATGTAACAGTAAGGCAGTTAAAGGGCCTAGATCCTTCATTTGTAACAATAAGAAGTGTGTGAAAAGTGAAGTCACTGGCGTTGCTCA ATACCTCACGAGGATTTCAGTTTATGATAAGAGTGAGCAAGCAATTTTTGTCATCCTTGGTGATGCTGGCAAGGACCTGACTGGGAAACATGCTGCAGAGTTAGTTGCTAATTACTTTGAG ACCAATGGAGGTGTAGGAGTTGACAATTGCGTGCCGGTGCCGCAAGCATTGCTTGACACAATAGGGCAGACACGCAAATTCATTGTGAAGGTCTCGGATCATAATCTGACAGCCAAGACTCAGACCATTACTGTCACAAAGATACTCCCACCAGAAGTTCCACTTCCAGTATCGTCTGATGGTATTTCGAAGACTGTGAGTGATGAGTCTGGTctttccaatgtcttcgaagATGCTGTTGGTGATAGAGCTAGAAAAGCTTCTGAGATTCTTGAGTCGAACGAAACCAAGCGTTCCAAAAGTGGCTGA
- the LOC125590057 gene encoding uncharacterized protein LOC125590057, with product MKTKQNHVLLFLCYLRMNPLNLASTSSPPPVANDLLVKRKRGRPRKDEQENGRVTPNLDVNLVGKTVSGVVAGSYDAGYILNVKVDDSDTKLRGIVFARGKVMPVTPSNDVAPNVKMFTKEETKNQSDDDQSLPPNDEPIKDVFTDLEISEPARALPLMSKESNGEAATRLVEFFPAPETKTMVTGKENLVLAQKEQQKSPGEGRGFDLMAEEPACIGEKVPQGLQLELGNKSILSGDNNDNNNVGSEMETDPKSSVSKSGLIAKLFEGEHKKVDCAMEEEASPSVQ from the coding sequence atgaaaactaaacaaaatcacgttttattgtttttatgttaTCTTAGAATGAATCCGTTGAACCTAGCCAGCACAAGTTCACCCCCTCCTGTTGCTAATGATCTCTTGGTCAAGCGAAAGAGAGGTCGTCCACGCAAAGATGAACAAGAAAATGGTCGCGTGACTCCAAATCTTGACGTTAATCTGGTTGGTAAGACTGTTTCTGGTGTGGTCGCAGGATCTTACGACGCAGGATACATTCTCAACGTCAAGGTTGACGACAGTGACACTAAACTGAGAGGTATCGTGTTCGCACGAGGGAAAGTTATGCCGGTGACACCATCTAACGACGTAGCTCCTAATGTTAAAATGTTCACAAAAGAAGAAACCAAGAACCAAAGTGATGATGATCAGTCTCTACCTCCTAATGATGAACCAATAAAAGATGTTTTCACTGACTTGGAGATTTCTGAACCTGCTCGAGCTTTGCCTTTAATGTCCAAGGAGAGCAATGGCGAAGCTGCGACTCGTCTGGTGGAGTTTTTTCCAGCTCCAGAGACGAAGACGATGGTGACTGGTAAAGAGAACCTTGTCTTGGCACAGAAAGAGCAACAGAAATCACCTGGTGAGGGTCGTGGGTTCGATCTTATGGCGGAGGAACCGGCTTGTATAGGAGAGAAAGTGCCGCAGGGGCTTCAGCTAGAGCTTGGGAACAAGAGTATATTGAGCGGAGACAACAACGACAACAACAACGTTGGCTCCGAAATGGAGACAGATCCTAAAAGCTCTGTGTCCAAGAGTGGGCTGATAGCCAAGTTGTTTGAGGGGGAACACAAGAAGGTGGACTGTGCCATGGAAGAAGAAGCATCTCCATCAGTTCAGTAG
- the LOC106420997 gene encoding peptide methionine sulfoxide reductase B5 produces the protein MALNVIQSSVRVSSATSLTFSSAIKSFVTPSLPLATHRFSLSPSPNLNLLRIPSSPPSFSSLRRGFRGGRITAMASSAPGSVNKPEEEWRAVLSPEQFRILRQKGTEYPGTGEYNKVFGEGIYSCAGCGTPLYKSATKFDSGCGWPAFFDGIPGAINRTADPDGRRIEITCAACGGHLGHVFKGEGFPTPTDERHCVNSVSLKFAPGNATL, from the exons ATGGCGTTGAACGTGATACAGTCATCTGTGCGTGTATCTTCAGCCACTTCTTTGACCTTCTCTTCCGCCATCAAATCCTTCGTCACACCTTCCCTCCCCCTCGCAACCCATCGATTCTCTCTTTCTCCCTCGCCGAATCTCAACCTCCTTCGCATCCCCTCCTCTCCACCATCCTTCTCATCGCTCCGCCGAGGTTTTCGCGGTGGTCGTATAACAGCAATGGCTTCTTCTGCTCCCGGATCGGTCAACAAGCCAGAGGAAGAGTGGCGTGCGGTTCTCTCTCCCGAGCAATTCAGAATCCTCAGGCAGAAAGGCACTGA ATATCCAGGGACAGGAGAATACAACAAAGTATTCGGAGAAGGGATCTATAGCTGTGCAGGATGTGGAACTCCTCTGTACAAATCCGCCACCAAGTTCGACTCTGGCTGTGGCTGGCCTGCTTTCTTTGACGGCATTCCTGGCGCTATAAACCGAACC GCGGATCCAGATGGGAGAAGAATAGAGATCACGTGTGCAGCTTGTGGAGGACATCTCGGACATGTTTTCAAAGGAGAAGGTTTCCCTACTCCTACCGATGAGCGACATTGTGTCAACAGTGTCTCCCTCAAGTTCGCACCCGGGAACGCAACCTTGTAA
- the LOC106420881 gene encoding uncharacterized protein LOC106420881: MASLKSSSPLKRNTWVRRPFRISGITNRNVQKISPTPKAVRVIKLWPIISEAKDLLGTGFLCFCLEGETLEGQLSRQLSTTNPNLLSAGDIYQLSDYMVIPNNRRHKLTPQPFFIRINREASVLKLEHTIPEFPARKFSPLNFMQLIDSAIARTYLPDVVGQILIMQDDYPHYPEYQTKLIIGLLINGWMMVKLTLWGNEASLFRQLQAMSHRKYKVVLVTSIIPSICKGNDQPNQLNI; the protein is encoded by the exons ATGGCATCCTTGAAGAGTAGTTCACCATTGAAGAG AAACACATGGGTACGGCGACCTTTTCGCATTAGTGGAATTACTAACagaaatgttcaaaaaatatcACCAACCCCAAAAGCAGTTCGTGTTATTAAACTTTGGCCCATCATAAGTGAAGCCAAGGACTTGCTCGGTACCGGTTTCCTATGCTTTTGCTTGGAG gGTGAAACTCTAGAAGGGCAGCTATCCAGACAGTTATCAACTACAAATCCTAACCTCTTATCAGCAGGGGATATATATCAGCTCTCAGATTATATGGTCATCCCGAATAATCGCAGACACAAGCTGACTCCGCAGCCGTTCTTTATTCGTATCAACCGTGAAGCGAGTGTGTTAAAATTAGAACACACGATCCCAGAATTTCCTGCACGCAAATTCTCTCCTCTCAACTTCATGCAGCTAATAGACTCAGCAATTGCACGCACATACCTTCCAG ATGTAGTAGGCCAGATACTTATCATGCAAGATGACTACCCCCACTACCCGGAATATCAAACGAAGCTGATAATTGGTTTGCTTATAAACGG ATGGATGATGGTGAAGCTAACGCTATGGGGAAACGAAGCATCTCTTTTCCGGCAACTACAAGCCATGAGCCATCGGAAGTATAAAGTTGTTTTAGTAACAAGCATTATACCAAGTATATGTAAAGGTAATGACCAACCCAACCAACTCAACATCTAA